In Alistipes ihumii AP11, a genomic segment contains:
- a CDS encoding D-glycero-alpha-D-manno-heptose-1,7-bisphosphate 7-phosphatase, producing MGRFDDEAFDTLFLDRDGVINRLRPNDYVKNWEEFEFMPGMLDRLARWSGRFRRILVVTNQRGVGKGIMSLDDLNRIHDRMIEEIEHHGGRIDRVYFCTALSPDDPNRKPQTGMAQQARIDFPDIDFARSLMIGDSESDRQFARNAGMAFLPAEEIDRFG from the coding sequence ATGGGAAGATTCGACGACGAAGCGTTCGACACGCTGTTTCTGGACCGGGACGGAGTCATCAACCGTCTTCGGCCGAACGATTACGTCAAAAACTGGGAGGAGTTCGAGTTCATGCCGGGCATGCTCGACCGTCTGGCCCGCTGGAGCGGACGGTTCCGGCGCATTCTGGTCGTCACGAACCAGCGGGGCGTCGGCAAGGGAATCATGAGCCTCGACGATCTGAATCGCATACACGACCGGATGATCGAAGAAATCGAGCACCACGGCGGCAGGATAGACCGCGTCTACTTCTGCACGGCTCTCTCGCCCGACGATCCGAACCGCAAGCCGCAGACGGGCATGGCGCAGCAGGCCCGCATCGACTTTCCCGACATCGATTTCGCCCGCTCGCTGATGATCGGCGACAGCGAATCGGACCGGCAGTTCGCCCGCAACGCCGGCATGGCCTTTCTGCCGGCCGAAGAGATAGACCGCTTCGGATAG
- a CDS encoding DUF3078 domain-containing protein, whose product MKRTIIWIVSLCAATSAAAQEISDTTWTGKGVAGLNLSQVSLSNWAAGGDGSVAFDVLLNYDLVYRRERHLWQNRLELAYGLNNTSSNGMRKTNDKIYLSSVYGYRIARAWYASALLNFNTQFANGYDYNSDPRDYISRFMAPGYLMIGAGVTWMPKKWFTMTFTPATWRGTFVTSSRLSAEGAYGVDPGKRLLSEFGGNLKLEFNYEFLPNMTLYSRVDFYSNYLDKPQNVDVRWDTQINMKINKWFAANLNLNLIYDDDTKILQKDGRQGARIQFKEALGIGLQAAF is encoded by the coding sequence ATGAAAAGAACGATTATCTGGATCGTGTCGCTGTGTGCCGCGACATCCGCCGCAGCTCAGGAAATATCCGACACGACATGGACGGGCAAGGGCGTCGCCGGCCTCAATCTTTCGCAGGTGAGCCTGAGCAACTGGGCTGCCGGCGGCGACGGAAGCGTCGCGTTCGACGTATTGCTGAATTACGATCTCGTGTACAGGCGCGAGCGCCATCTGTGGCAGAACCGGCTCGAGCTGGCCTACGGGCTCAACAACACCTCCTCGAACGGGATGCGCAAGACGAACGACAAGATTTATCTCTCGTCGGTTTACGGCTACCGGATCGCCCGGGCGTGGTATGCCAGCGCTCTGCTGAATTTCAACACGCAGTTCGCCAACGGCTACGACTACAACTCCGACCCGCGCGACTACATCTCGCGTTTCATGGCGCCGGGCTATCTGATGATCGGCGCGGGCGTGACGTGGATGCCGAAGAAATGGTTCACGATGACGTTCACTCCGGCCACATGGCGCGGAACGTTCGTCACCAGTTCGCGGCTGTCGGCCGAGGGGGCCTACGGCGTCGATCCCGGCAAAAGGCTGCTGTCCGAGTTCGGCGGCAATCTGAAGCTGGAATTCAATTACGAGTTCCTGCCGAACATGACGCTCTATTCGCGGGTCGATTTCTACTCGAACTATCTCGACAAGCCGCAGAACGTCGACGTACGCTGGGATACGCAGATCAACATGAAGATCAATAAGTGGTTCGCGGCCAATCTGAATCTGAACCTGATCTACGACGACGATACGAAGATACTTCAGAAAGACGGGCGCCAGGGCGCTCGCATCCAGTTCAAGGAGGCGCTCGGCATCGGTCTTCAGGCGGCTTTCTGA
- a CDS encoding Nramp family divalent metal transporter, producing MNRWIGRFLDRRRHHPVSGGLEIFKYIGPGLLVTVGFIDPGNWASNLAAGAEYGYALLWMVTLSTVMLIVLQHNVAHLGIATGLCLAEAASVHLRPRYSKPILLTAMLASVSTSLAELLGGAIALQMLFGVPVRIGAALVLAFVLIMLFTNSYRLIEKWIIAFVSIIGLSFIYELSLVTIDWPAAAVAWVTPSFPEGSMVIVMSVLGAVVMPHNLFLHSEVIQSRKWNLSDERTIRRQLRYEYVDTIFSMLVGWAINSAMILLAAATFFVSRTPVSELQQADSLLRPLLGSHATVVFAVALLLAGIASTITSGMAAGTIFAGMFREPYDRKDPHSRFGVALSLVAAFVVIIVISDPFKGLIYSQMALSIQLPFTVFLQVRLTSSEKVMGKFRNSRSTKWLLYAVGALVTWLNVMLFVSFF from the coding sequence ATGAATCGTTGGATCGGGCGGTTTCTCGACCGCCGCAGGCATCATCCCGTCTCGGGCGGGTTGGAAATATTCAAATATATCGGGCCGGGATTGCTCGTGACCGTCGGTTTCATCGATCCCGGCAACTGGGCGTCGAATCTGGCCGCCGGGGCCGAGTACGGTTACGCGCTGCTGTGGATGGTCACGCTGTCGACGGTCATGCTGATCGTATTGCAGCATAACGTAGCCCACTTGGGTATCGCGACAGGACTTTGCCTGGCCGAGGCGGCCTCGGTCCATCTGCGTCCCCGCTATTCGAAGCCGATTCTGCTGACGGCCATGCTGGCTTCGGTCTCGACGTCGCTGGCCGAGCTGCTGGGCGGAGCTATCGCGTTGCAGATGCTGTTCGGAGTTCCGGTCCGGATCGGGGCGGCGCTGGTGCTCGCCTTCGTGCTGATCATGCTTTTTACGAACAGCTACCGACTGATCGAAAAGTGGATCATCGCCTTCGTCTCGATTATCGGGCTGTCGTTCATCTACGAGCTGTCGCTCGTGACGATCGACTGGCCTGCGGCGGCGGTCGCATGGGTGACGCCGTCGTTCCCCGAAGGCTCTATGGTAATCGTCATGAGCGTGCTCGGGGCCGTCGTGATGCCGCACAATCTGTTCCTGCATTCCGAGGTGATTCAGAGCCGGAAATGGAATCTGAGCGACGAGCGTACGATCCGCAGACAGTTGCGTTACGAGTACGTCGATACGATTTTTTCGATGCTCGTCGGCTGGGCGATCAACAGCGCGATGATCCTGCTCGCGGCCGCGACGTTTTTCGTCTCGCGGACTCCGGTTTCGGAATTGCAGCAGGCCGACTCGTTGCTGCGTCCGCTGCTCGGTAGTCATGCGACGGTCGTTTTCGCCGTAGCGTTGCTTTTGGCCGGTATCGCCTCGACGATCACTTCGGGCATGGCCGCCGGAACGATCTTCGCCGGAATGTTTCGGGAGCCCTATGACAGGAAGGACCCGCACTCGCGCTTCGGCGTAGCGCTCTCGCTGGTGGCGGCTTTCGTCGTCATCATCGTGATTTCCGATCCGTTCAAAGGACTGATCTATTCTCAGATGGCGCTCAGCATTCAGCTCCCGTTCACCGTTTTCCTGCAGGTTCGCCTGACTTCCTCGGAGAAGGTGATGGGAAAATTCCGCAATTCGCGCTCGACCAAGTGGTTGCTTTACGCCGTCGGCGCTCTCGTGACATGGCTGAACGTCATGCTGTTCGTTAGCTTTTTCTGA
- a CDS encoding MgtC/SapB family protein, whose translation MIGGMFWDFAWRLLLAGVLGAVIGLDREYRAKEAGFRTHFLVALGSALFMIVSQYGFSGVLAGADVKLDPSRVAAQVVSGIGFLGAGTIIFQKQVVRGLTTAAGLWATAGIGLAVGGGMYWVSVCATVLTLFGLEILTLLFKSVGIRNALFAFSTASREELKKISGEVLRRGHRVISYTTREEERDGHTLYRVTLVVRIRKQSDERSLFEFIQSLPDTMLELME comes from the coding sequence ATGATCGGAGGCATGTTTTGGGATTTCGCATGGCGGCTGTTGCTGGCCGGCGTTTTGGGCGCCGTCATCGGACTCGACCGCGAGTACCGGGCCAAAGAGGCCGGTTTCCGCACGCATTTTCTGGTCGCGCTGGGCAGCGCGCTGTTTATGATCGTTTCTCAATACGGATTCTCCGGCGTGCTTGCGGGAGCCGACGTGAAGCTCGATCCGAGCCGCGTAGCGGCTCAGGTCGTCAGCGGCATAGGCTTTCTGGGGGCGGGAACCATCATTTTCCAGAAGCAGGTCGTCCGGGGACTGACGACGGCGGCCGGCCTTTGGGCTACGGCTGGCATCGGGCTGGCCGTAGGCGGGGGTATGTACTGGGTAAGCGTTTGCGCGACCGTGCTGACGCTTTTCGGGCTGGAGATCCTGACGCTGCTTTTCAAAAGCGTCGGGATTCGCAACGCGCTGTTCGCGTTTTCCACCGCCTCGCGCGAGGAGCTGAAGAAGATTTCCGGAGAGGTACTCCGGCGGGGGCATCGCGTAATCAGCTACACGACCCGGGAAGAGGAGCGCGACGGACATACGCTCTATCGGGTCACGCTGGTGGTCCGCATCCGCAAGCAGAGCGACGAGCGATCGTTGTTCGAGTTTATCCAGTCGTTGCCGGACACGATGCTGGAATTGATGGAGTAG
- a CDS encoding RluA family pseudouridine synthase produces the protein MSPKSFRVSRESPLLPFLLEACRSCSRTTVKSYLSHNQVEVNGRIVARFDHALSPGDEVAVFPGRRVEPLRHPMLRIVYEDEWLIVADKRSGLLSVGTQRERTRTAYYILSEHVKRSDPANRIFVVHRLDRATSGLLVFAKSERVQSLMQRTWSETVRRRTYVAVVEGAFDKKSGTVSTYLAESKGYKVFVTKDRSAGERAVTRYRVLRFRDGFSLVELELETGKKNQIRAHMEYIGHPVAGDRKYGAHGDPAGRVALHASRLCFVHPVTGRELDFSSPVPAAFGRIVK, from the coding sequence ATGTCCCCTAAAAGTTTTCGCGTCAGCAGAGAGAGCCCGTTGCTGCCGTTTCTGCTCGAGGCTTGCCGTTCCTGCAGCCGGACGACCGTCAAATCGTATCTGTCTCACAATCAGGTGGAGGTGAACGGTCGGATCGTTGCCCGGTTCGATCATGCGCTTTCGCCGGGGGACGAGGTGGCCGTTTTCCCGGGGCGGCGGGTCGAGCCGCTGCGGCATCCGATGCTGCGGATCGTTTACGAGGACGAGTGGCTGATCGTGGCCGACAAGCGGAGCGGCTTGCTGTCGGTCGGTACGCAGCGCGAACGGACCCGTACGGCCTACTATATCCTGAGCGAGCACGTCAAGCGGAGCGACCCGGCCAACCGGATATTCGTCGTCCACCGGCTGGACCGCGCCACGTCGGGCCTGTTGGTGTTCGCCAAAAGCGAGCGGGTCCAGTCGCTCATGCAGAGGACATGGAGCGAAACGGTCCGTCGCCGCACTTACGTGGCCGTCGTGGAGGGCGCGTTCGACAAGAAGAGCGGAACCGTATCGACTTATTTGGCCGAAAGCAAGGGATATAAGGTGTTTGTGACCAAGGACCGCTCGGCCGGGGAGCGGGCCGTTACGCGCTATCGGGTGCTCCGTTTCCGGGACGGCTTTTCGCTGGTGGAGCTGGAGCTCGAGACGGGCAAGAAAAACCAGATACGAGCGCACATGGAATACATAGGGCATCCGGTGGCGGGCGACCGCAAGTACGGAGCGCACGGCGATCCGGCGGGTCGGGTGGCGCTGCATGCGAGCAGGCTCTGTTTCGTGCATCCGGTGACGGGGCGCGAGCTCGATTTTTCGTCGCCCGTTCCGGCCGCTTTCGGGCGGATCGTGAAGTGA
- a CDS encoding glycosyl hydrolase — MKPISLTGFTLCLTLSLAAQDRQEFRNPSAHYRPKPLWFWNDTRITREGIDEQMAGFVRRCGYGGFSILPFGPRLAPEYLSGDYFELYRHTARKAAELGVTLSLYDEYGFPSGSGGWVNADGVPRFANRYPDLTLKRLDKIEEELDGGAVYDRPLSDAGTLMAVVAMETSDKRRIDLSDRIADGRIVWQVPDGRWKVMQFVCVEDPDRNMDYLSADAARAYIEMTHEAYYGRMPEEFGTTITGTFFDEPTLYRAEGRCWTPSFNDDFVRAYGSSPTLLYPALWYDIGPETASARNAMFSLRAELYAAAYPKLVSEWSRSHGTLATGHQDNEERENPVGTSADLMKCFKYQDIPGIDKIGGDRPAERFYKVVSSAAVNWDRSLAMSETYGAMGNIPWDTIYRIAQDQYAKGINMLIPHAVWYDDRNVTFLPELSHRNPLYRDGLYEFNTFLGRLNVLLQNDARLATDIAVLYPIETMQAGHRFDGPLAAYEGGVRVPDMDYVQVGCRLTDRLGRDFIYLHPEVLASKRTSVAKRRLLLEGEHQPQSLRTLVVPSSEVVSAEGLAKIEAFFDAGGQVIFTTRLPARSSEPGRDAEVAERIGRMLPEASRQPDGSIVRRNRQGGTVRFIPSPSVEALAEALEIPGEAPDIGFAAGAVPLRCMHKVLDGRDIYYLANLSDSVFDSTVALRGKKRLEIWDPHTGEIASADSEPGRTSRDRTTEVRLRIEPNRSLFLVEKIRSNQHTSTKN, encoded by the coding sequence ATGAAACCGATCTCGCTGACGGGGTTCACACTCTGTCTGACGCTATCGCTCGCCGCGCAGGACAGACAAGAGTTCCGAAACCCCTCCGCCCACTACCGGCCCAAGCCGCTCTGGTTCTGGAACGATACGCGCATCACGCGCGAGGGCATCGACGAACAGATGGCCGGCTTCGTACGCCGGTGCGGCTACGGAGGTTTCTCGATCCTGCCTTTCGGGCCCCGGCTCGCCCCCGAATACCTGAGCGGCGACTATTTCGAACTGTACCGGCATACCGCCCGGAAGGCCGCCGAACTGGGCGTCACGCTGTCGTTGTATGACGAATACGGATTTCCGAGCGGCAGCGGCGGGTGGGTCAACGCCGACGGCGTTCCGCGCTTTGCGAACCGATACCCCGATCTGACGCTCAAGCGGCTCGACAAGATCGAGGAGGAGCTGGACGGCGGCGCGGTCTACGACCGTCCTCTCAGCGACGCGGGCACGCTGATGGCCGTCGTCGCGATGGAGACCTCCGACAAACGTCGGATCGACCTGTCGGACCGGATCGCCGACGGACGGATCGTCTGGCAAGTCCCGGACGGACGCTGGAAAGTGATGCAGTTCGTCTGCGTCGAAGACCCGGACCGAAACATGGACTATCTGAGCGCGGATGCGGCGCGGGCCTACATCGAAATGACGCACGAAGCCTACTACGGACGGATGCCCGAGGAGTTCGGGACGACGATCACCGGCACGTTCTTCGACGAGCCGACGCTATATCGTGCCGAAGGACGCTGCTGGACTCCTTCGTTCAACGACGACTTCGTCCGCGCGTACGGCAGCAGCCCGACGCTGCTCTACCCCGCCCTGTGGTACGATATCGGTCCCGAAACGGCTTCGGCCCGGAACGCGATGTTCTCGCTGCGGGCCGAGCTGTACGCGGCGGCCTATCCCAAGCTCGTCAGCGAGTGGAGCCGGTCGCACGGAACGCTGGCCACCGGACATCAGGACAACGAGGAGCGCGAGAATCCGGTCGGCACGTCGGCCGACCTGATGAAGTGTTTCAAATACCAAGACATTCCCGGCATCGACAAGATCGGCGGCGACCGGCCGGCCGAGCGGTTCTACAAGGTAGTCAGTTCGGCGGCCGTCAACTGGGACCGCTCGCTCGCGATGTCGGAAACCTACGGAGCCATGGGCAACATCCCTTGGGACACGATCTACCGCATCGCGCAGGACCAGTACGCCAAGGGAATCAACATGCTGATCCCGCACGCCGTCTGGTACGACGACCGGAACGTGACGTTCCTGCCCGAGCTGTCGCACCGTAACCCGCTGTACCGCGACGGGCTGTACGAGTTCAACACGTTTCTCGGCCGGCTGAACGTCCTGCTGCAAAACGACGCGCGGCTGGCGACGGACATCGCCGTACTCTATCCGATCGAGACGATGCAGGCCGGCCACCGGTTCGACGGCCCGCTGGCCGCCTACGAAGGCGGAGTCCGCGTGCCGGACATGGATTACGTGCAAGTAGGTTGCCGGCTGACCGACCGGCTCGGGCGCGACTTCATCTATCTGCACCCCGAAGTGCTCGCGAGCAAGCGGACGAGCGTCGCGAAGCGGCGCCTTCTGCTGGAAGGCGAGCATCAGCCCCAGTCGCTGCGCACGCTGGTCGTGCCGTCGTCGGAGGTAGTCAGCGCCGAAGGACTCGCAAAGATCGAGGCGTTCTTCGACGCCGGCGGGCAAGTAATCTTCACAACGCGGCTCCCAGCCCGCTCGTCCGAACCGGGGCGCGATGCCGAAGTGGCGGAGAGAATCGGCCGGATGCTGCCCGAGGCGTCGCGGCAACCGGACGGCTCGATCGTCCGCCGCAATCGGCAGGGAGGCACGGTCCGCTTCATTCCTTCGCCGTCGGTCGAAGCGCTGGCCGAGGCGCTGGAAATACCCGGCGAGGCCCCGGACATCGGCTTCGCCGCCGGAGCCGTCCCGCTTCGCTGCATGCACAAGGTGCTCGACGGAAGGGACATTTACTATCTGGCCAACCTGTCGGACTCGGTTTTCGACTCGACCGTCGCGCTACGCGGGAAAAAACGGCTCGAGATATGGGACCCGCATACGGGCGAGATCGCCTCGGCCGATTCCGAGCCCGGCCGCACGAGCCGGGACCGCACGACGGAAGTCCGACTGCGTATCGAACCGAACCGCTCGCTGTTTCTGGTAGAGAAAATCCGATCGAATCAACATACCTCAACGAAAAACTAA